ACTGGCCGAGGATGGCGTGCAGGTTCCCCGGACGGTCAGCCTGCTGATAGCACACGATGCTGGTGCGGTCGTGGCCGGTCGGCGCGGGGATCCCCGACCGGGCCACCACGACGAATCGGGTCTGGTTGTCCTGGTGGTCCTCGATGTCCGAGGCCAGCACCTCCAACCCGTACAGCTTGGCGGACAGAGCCGGGGCCAGAGCCGCGGTCGTCGGCGACCGACCCTCCCCTACCTGACGGGCCGCGTCAGCGGTCGAGTTCGCCGCCGCCACCTCGGCGCCCGGAAGCACGTGGGCGAGAAAGCCGCGGCACTGCGCCGAGGCGTGCGGAAAGGAGACGACCCGGGTGATGTCGCTCGTCCTGGTACCCGGCGCGGCCACCAGGTTCAGGTGAACGTCGAGCACGACCTCTCGCTGGATGAGCAGGTCGGTGTCGAAGACCAGACTGTCGAGCGTGGCCGTCACGGTGCCCTCGATCGAGTTCTCGATGGGAACGAAGCCGAGCTCGACCTCGCCCGACTGTGTGGCGGTCAGCACGTCCAGCAACGCCGAGGCGGGCACCAGCTCCAGCTGGGCGAGGTCGGCCTGGCTGAGCAGCGCCTCCTCGGTGAAGGTGCCCGGCGGCCCGAGGAAGGCGACCCTGGTCACCGGCCGGCACGCCAGCCGGCCCGGGCGGTCGACGCGGGAGCACAGCCGACCCGGGAGGTCGACCTGACGGGGCAGCCGGGCCGGGGGGCCCGGCCGACAGGAGAACGGGCAGGAAGGCGCACTCCCGGGCAGGATAGTGACGACCGGTCATGGACGAGAACGCCATTCGCCAGCTCCTCGAGGACATCCGCGCGGGATCGCTCGATCCCGACGACGCCGTGGCCCGGCTGCGACGCCTGCCATTCGCCGATATCGGCTTCGCGAAGGTCGACCACCACCGGCCCTTGCGTCAGGGTCTGCTGGAGGCGGTCTACGCACCGGGCAAGACCGCCGATCAGTGCTCGGCCATCGTCGCCGAGCTGCTCTCCGAGCCCGCCGGACAGCCGGTCCTCCTCACCAGGGCCGACCCCGAACAGTGCGCAGCGGCCATGGCCCGCAATCCCGGTGGTCGCCGCACCCTCACCGGTCCAGCCGGAACCCGGTGGACGGAGCGAGCAGGTCAGGATCTGAGCCTCGTCGCCTGGCGCCCCGCGGCTGAGCGGCCGGGACGGGTGCTGGTGGTCACGGCCGGCACCGCGGACCTGCCCGTGGCCGAGGAGTGCCAGGCCACGCTCGCCGCCCTCGGGCTTCGGCCCGAGCTCCTGACTGACTGCGGCGTGGCCGGCATCCACCGCTTGCTCGTCAGCGCCGACGACCTGGCCAAGGCCGACGCCGTGATCGTCGTTGCTGGCATGGAGGGAGCGCTCGCCAGCCTCGTCGGCGGCGTGACTGCGGCTCCCGTGGTCGCCGTCCCCACCAGCACGGGCTACGGCGCCGCTTTCGAGGGCATCGCCGCGCTGCTGTCCATGCTCTCGTCGTGCGCAGCCGGGGTCACGGTCGTCGGGATCGACAATGGGTTCGGCGCCGCCTGCGCCGTCAATCGCCTCTTCGGATGAGCAGCGCCTCGGGGCCGTCCGCCGGCGAGGAAAAGGCGGGCGTCACGGTCTCCGCCCCCTCGACCACCGCGTGGTTCCATTGCTTCGCCGGTATCGCGGGCGACATGGCGCTGGGCAGCCTCCTGGACGCCGGCGCCGATCTCGACGAGGTGGCGGCCGTGGTCAAGCGGCTGCCGCTCCGAGGCTGGACGCTCGAGGCCGAGCCCGTACTGCGAGGAGGGATCGCGGCCACCCGGGCGGTGGTGCGGGTGACCGAGGACAGCGTGGTGCGGACGCATTCCCACATCGTGGGCCTCATCGAGGAGGCCCGACTGCCCGAACGTGCCCGCCGGCGTTCGCTGGCTGCCTTCGGTGCCCTGGCCCGAGCCGAGGGCGCCCTGCACCGCCGGCCCCCTTCCCAGATCCACTTCCACGAGGTCGGCGGCCACGACGCCATCGTCGACATCGTGGGCACGAGCGCGGCGATGGAGGTGCTCGACATCGACCTCGTCACCGCCAGCCCGGTGGCCACCGGAACCGGCGTGGTCCGCACCGCTCATGGCATCCTCCCCAACCCGGCTCCCGCAGTGGTGGAGCTGCTCCGCGGGGTGCCGACCCAGGGGCGGGACATCAACGTGGAGCTGACCACGCCCTCGGGTGCGGCCATTCTGGCCGGGACGGCCACCTCCTACGGCCCGCTCCCGGCGATGACGATCACGGCCACCGGGTTCGGTGCCGGCCTGCGAGATCTCGATCAGCTCCCCAACTGCACCCAGGTCGTCCTCGGGACTCCGCTCGAGCTGGCATCCTCGGTCCCCGGGCAGCCAGTGACGCTGCTCGAGG
The sequence above is a segment of the Acidimicrobiales bacterium genome. Coding sequences within it:
- the pheA gene encoding prephenate dehydratase — encoded protein: MTRVAFLGPPGTFTEEALLSQADLAQLELVPASALLDVLTATQSGEVELGFVPIENSIEGTVTATLDSLVFDTDLLIQREVVLDVHLNLVAAPGTRTSDITRVVSFPHASAQCRGFLAHVLPGAEVAAANSTADAARQVGEGRSPTTAALAPALSAKLYGLEVLASDIEDHQDNQTRFVVVARSGIPAPTGHDRTSIVCYQQADRPGNLHAILGQFAARNLNLTKLESRPTKRALGDYCFIIDLEGHVDDEVVADCLRDLHAQQAGVKFLGSYPAAGEHGPARRRDAEAAWRSADEWIASLRSQIGPVR
- the larC gene encoding nickel pincer cofactor biosynthesis protein LarC, coding for MSSASGPSAGEEKAGVTVSAPSTTAWFHCFAGIAGDMALGSLLDAGADLDEVAAVVKRLPLRGWTLEAEPVLRGGIAATRAVVRVTEDSVVRTHSHIVGLIEEARLPERARRRSLAAFGALARAEGALHRRPPSQIHFHEVGGHDAIVDIVGTSAAMEVLDIDLVTASPVATGTGVVRTAHGILPNPAPAVVELLRGVPTQGRDINVELTTPSGAAILAGTATSYGPLPAMTITATGFGAGLRDLDQLPNCTQVVLGTPLELASSVPGQPVTLLEVNVDDASGETLAHAVAALMAAGAHDAWITPVIMKKGRPGHTVSVLADTALVPSLSEVLRIETGSLGVRGQVLERWPASRSVQEVEIEGVPVRVKVSPGRIKVEHDDAARAARRTGLPLREVLWRAETAWRRRTNDDDSPGAS
- the larB gene encoding nickel pincer cofactor biosynthesis protein LarB — protein: MDENAIRQLLEDIRAGSLDPDDAVARLRRLPFADIGFAKVDHHRPLRQGLLEAVYAPGKTADQCSAIVAELLSEPAGQPVLLTRADPEQCAAAMARNPGGRRTLTGPAGTRWTERAGQDLSLVAWRPAAERPGRVLVVTAGTADLPVAEECQATLAALGLRPELLTDCGVAGIHRLLVSADDLAKADAVIVVAGMEGALASLVGGVTAAPVVAVPTSTGYGAAFEGIAALLSMLSSCAAGVTVVGIDNGFGAACAVNRLFG